Part of the Deltaproteobacteria bacterium genome is shown below.
CCAGCCCTTCCCAGGATTTGGGGTTAGACAGGCGGTCTTCCACGTTGACGCCGAAGTGGGACTCCAGGGGTGCGAAGACCCAGGAATTCTCGGCCTGGACCTTGCGGGCCGCGTCGAGGACCACGTTAAGGCCCTTTTTCGTCATCAGCCCAAGGGGCTTGCGGCAGGGGCCGGCGGGCATCCCCAGGACCCGCATCAGGGCCTTTATGGGGAGCGGATTCCTGGCCCGGCATTTCACATCGCCCTTGGCCGAGCTTTCCATGGTGGTGACCACAACGATGGAAAAGAGCGGCTTCAGGGCGGTCTCCACCCGGCGGGCCTCCTCCCAGTTACCGACGAGCGCGGCGGCCACCATGTCGGCCACCGCCTTGGGAGCCACGTTGGAAATCACCGAAATGACGCCGGAAGCCTTGATTTCCGCGCTTTCCATCATGGAAAAGGTCTTGTCGTCGTCGCCTGAGAGGATGACGAATTTATTGCCGCAAAGCTGGCGGGTGAGCTTCATGTTGTCGAAATCGCCCGTGGCTTCCTTCACCGCGCTCACGTTGGGGTGGGATTCGTTGAGAAGCGCAAGGTCCTGGGGCAGAAGCTGGGCCCCGGTGCGCCCCGGAATCACGTACGGGATGACCGTGAGGTCGGGAAAGGCCGCAGCCACGGGAGCGAGATACTCGCGCCGTATTTCCAGCGAGCTTGGGCCGTTGTAGTAGGGGTCCACCAGAAGCACCGCGCTTGCGCCGTTTTCAGCCGCAAAACGGGTTGCCTCCAGGGCCTCGGTGGTGTTGTTGGAGCCGGTTCCGGCCACCACGTCCACCTTGTCCCTTGCCCTCAGGGACACCCGGCGGGTGACCTCGTGATGCTCCACCCACGAAAGCGTGGGGCTTTCGCCCGTTGTGCCCGCCGCCAGAACCCCGGAGACCCCGCAGGCCACCTGGAAATCCACCAGCGCGTCGAGTCCTTTTGCATCCAATCCATTTGAAAACGGCGTGATGATCGCCGTATATACACCCGAAAGCATAATCCCTCCTTAAAGCCCGTCTAAAAACGCGAACTGCGGCGTCAGGCATCGCATCCCGGCTCGGTCACGTACGACCATCCTGATTTAGCCCAAGAACTCTGCGATTTCTTGGGCGGGTACGCTCCTCGCCGCTCGCTCGCCAACCTTAGCATTTCATCGTTTTTATCCAGGCTTTATGTCCAGCCGGATTTAAGCGGCTTTATAATTTTACGTAAACCGGGGCCATTTTATCCGGCCCCTGTTGATTCGACCTCTATTTGGCCTTAAGAAAATCCGCCTCCGCCTTCTCCAACTCATTCAGGGCCTTCCAGCACAGGCCCCGGTAGTAGTAGGCGGACTTCAGGTCGGGCTTTCTTGCTATCACCCTTTCAAAATCAGCCAGGGCGTCTTTTACGGACCCGGATTCGTGAAGGAATATCCCGCGCTGCATCATGTACTGCCAGCGATTTTCGGCATCGGAAAGGTCCACCGCCTGGTTGTAGTCCGAAAGGGCGCGGTCCCGGTCCTTGATGGCCCGGTAAGCGGCGGCCCTGTTGTTGTAGGCCGGCGCCAACCGGGCTGGTTTTCCCTGATTTTCCTGGATGAAGCGGGTGTAATGGATTATGGCCGCATCGTACTGGCCGCGTTCCAGGGCGTCCGCCCCCTGTTTGAAGCTCCAGTCCGAGCGCGAAGCCAGGGACTCCATCTGCACTCCGCAGCCGTAGAGCGCAAACAGCGCAAAAAGGGCGAGAACCGCGATACCTGCTTGAAGGCTTTGCCTCATGACGACGGACCCTTTCACAACCCGTTCCGGTGCGTTAACCCTTTCCAGCCCGTTATAAAAGGCTGGATACGAAGCCTGGATGCCAGTTTAAATATCGGCGATGAAGTGCAAGGAGTGCGAAAAGCCAATGAGCAAAGCGTACTAAATGTACGTGGCGGAATTGGCTTTGATGCGCGGGCACTGTCAATTCGCGTTTTTAGACAGGCTGTTACAGGCGTCCCATTTTTTTCAACGTATCGTTGAACGTGCGGTAAAAACCGTTGTTTTCCGAAACCCCGGTGCTGATGATGCTGCCAATCTCGTCGATGTTCTTCAAGTTGATGATTATATTGACGCTTTTGGTGAAGGATGCCATGTTGTCCATGGTGCGGTGTTCGGAGCATAAAAGCACCAGGAAAATCTGCCTTCGCGTGGAAATGGTGAGCCTTCCCAAAAATTTCAGCACGTGGTTGTTTTCCGCGTTGTCCGTGTCGAACATCTCGTTTAGGACAACCATGTCGAAAATGTGAAAACGCATGGCTTTCAGGGCCTCGCGGGCGGTGGACGCCTCGGTGACCCGGTAGTGCATGTTTTCCAGGGCCGCCCTCACCCGCGCCTTGTTGCCGGAATCCGCATCGCAGACCAGGGCCGTGAGGGTTCCCTCGTCAATGTAATCAAAGGGCTTGTCCGAAGCGTCGTACTGGCCGGAAATCACCTCGTCCGCCAGGTTTTTTCCAGTCTTGCCGTTTGCCGGAGCCGGGGGCTTGCCGTTGTGGTTTTTGGCCCGCGTGTCAACGGTGATCTTTTCCTTGCACTTGGGGCAGGGAACAGCCACCAGCTTGTCCTTGGGCAGTTTCTCGTCCGGAATCTTGAACTGGGCCCGGCAGTTTTCGCAGGTTATTTCCATTTTTATAAGCCTTCGCGTCCGGCGGTTGTGGAAAAACCGGCCTCTCCAGGAGGCCATGCCGCTCTATTTTATGTTTCTGCCGTAGGCGTTGTCCACTTCCAGGTGGTCTATGTCGCTGGTGGCCTCGCCGCGCGCGCTCTTCACCGAGTCGATGCCCCTGCCCACCACTGCCTTGTGGGACGCGTAGGCCGCGCCCGTGGCCTCGGTGATGAAGCCGCGCTCGTAAAGGGAGATGATGTAATCATCGAAGGTGGTCATGCCGAAGGCCGTGCCCTGCTGGATGATCTCGTAAAAGGTCTTGCCCTCGCTTTCGCCGTGAAGGATGGTGTCCTTTACGCGGATGTTGGAGCCCATGACCTCGAAGGCCGCCACGCGCCCTCCGCCCACCTTGGGAAGGAGCCTCTGGCACACGATCCACCGCATTGTGTCGGCGAGCCTTATGCGTATCTGGTTTTCCTCCTCGGTGTTAAACATGCCGAGAATTCGGTTGATGGTCTGGCCGGAGTCGATGGTGTGCAGGGTGCTCATGACCAGATGCCCTGTTTCCGCCGCCGAAAGCGCGATTTCCACGGTTTCGCGGTCCCGCATTTCGCCCACCAGGATCACCTTGGGGGCCTGGCGCATGGCGGCCCGAAGGCCCCGCGAAAAGCTGTCGAAATCCGCGCCCAGCTCGCGCTGGTTGAAGGTGGCCTTCTTGTGCGGATGCTGGTATTCCACAGGGTCTTCCAGGGTTATGATGTGGAAGCTCTCGGCCTCGTTGATCTCGTTCAGAAGGGCCGCAAGGCTGGTGGATTTACCCGAACCCGTCGCGCCCGTCACCAGGATGATACCGTTCTTCTCCTTGGCCATCTTGTGAAAGGCCTGGGGAAGGGCCAAATCCTGGATGGTGGGAATCTTGGTTTCCAGTTTTCGCAGAACCACCGAGTAGGTGCCGCGCTGGGAGAAGATGTTCACGCGGAAGCGGGCCTTGCCAGGAAGCTCGTAGGAAAGGTCGCAGGAGCCCTCGTTCAGAAGGATGTCCGTGAGACGCCTGTCCTTGTTTATGAGATTCAGGGCGAATATCTCGGTCTGAAAGGGCGTCAGCTCCTTCACCGGCGGGGTCATTTCCACCGGGTACAGGACGCCGGAGCTTTCAACCTGGAAGGGCTTGCCGGCAGTGATGTTCAAATCCGAGACGTTGTCGTAGGAATCCAGCATCTTTGTAAGGATGTGGTCGATTTCCTGCTTGCGCATGTCACGCCTCCGTGAAGTCCGTGGGCGGGTTTTTCAGAAGCGGCCTGAACCGGGCCTTGTCGTTGGCCTTCATGTAGGCGTCTTCAACGTCTATCCGACCCCTGTGCACCAGATCCATGATGGCGTCGTCCAGAAGCTGCATTCCATATTTCTTTCCGGTCTGGACCGCAGAAGGAATCTGGAAGGTCTTGTTTTCACGGATCAGGTTTCGCACGGCCGGGGTGGCGATTAGAATCTCCAGGGCCGCGCAGCGCCCCTTCTTGTCTATGCGCTTGAAAAGGGTCTGGCTTATGACGCAGCGTATGCCGTCGGCGAGCGTCGAGCGTATCTGCTCCTGCTGGCTCGCAGGGAAGACTTCGATGATGCGGTCCACCGTCTTGGCCGCGCTTGTGGTGTGAAGGGTGGCGAAGACAAGATGGCCCGTGGAGGCGGCCTCCACCGCAAGGCTTATGGTTTCAAGGTCGCGCATTTCGCCCACGAGGATTATGTCCGGGTCCTCGCGGAGCGCCCCCCTAAGCGCGTTGGTGAAGTTCTTGGTGTGGGTTCCCACCTCCCGGTGGTTCACTATGCAGCTTTTGGACTCATGGACGAATTCTATGGGGTCCTCGATGGTTATGATGTGGTCCTTGCGGCTGCGGTTGGCCACGTCGATGATGGACGCCAGTGTGGTTGACTTGCCGCTTCCGGTGGGGCCCGTAACAATGACAAGCCCGCGCGGGAGGGAGGCGAGCTTGGACACCACCGGGGGAAGGCCCAGCTGCTCGGCGGTCTGTATCACCTGGGGAATTTCGCGGAAAACCGCAGCAACCCCGTATTTCTGCATGAAAAAGTTGGCCCTGTAGCGGGCCACGCCCGGAAGCTCGTAGCCGAAATCGAGATCGCCCGTTTCCTCGAAGATCTTGATGCGGTCTTCGGGTGTGATCTCGTAGAGCATTCCGCGCAATTCGTCGGATTCCAGGACCTTGTACTTGATGCGCTCTATTTCGCCGCGTATGCGCAGGGCGGGCTGCTGGCCGGAGACAAGGTGAAGGTCCGACGCCCCCTGCTCGTGCATGAGTTTGAAAAATGCATCAATCTTGGCCATGAAACAGCTCCTTTGGAGTCAACGAATGCGTTTGAAGTCAAACTGATTCAATAAGCAAATGAACCGGCGCCGGGCGCCATGGTGTGAGCCAGGGTGAAAAGGGTTCTCACCAGGAAGTATTT
Proteins encoded:
- the dapA gene encoding 4-hydroxy-tetrahydrodipicolinate synthase, which encodes MLSGVYTAIITPFSNGLDAKGLDALVDFQVACGVSGVLAAGTTGESPTLSWVEHHEVTRRVSLRARDKVDVVAGTGSNNTTEALEATRFAAENGASAVLLVDPYYNGPSSLEIRREYLAPVAAAFPDLTVIPYVIPGRTGAQLLPQDLALLNESHPNVSAVKEATGDFDNMKLTRQLCGNKFVILSGDDDKTFSMMESAEIKASGVISVISNVAPKAVADMVAAALVGNWEEARRVETALKPLFSIVVVTTMESSAKGDVKCRARNPLPIKALMRVLGMPAGPCRKPLGLMTKKGLNVVLDAARKVQAENSWVFAPLESHFGVNVEDRLSNPKSWEGLAYEDY
- a CDS encoding tetratricopeptide repeat protein, which encodes MKGSVVMRQSLQAGIAVLALFALFALYGCGVQMESLASRSDWSFKQGADALERGQYDAAIIHYTRFIQENQGKPARLAPAYNNRAAAYRAIKDRDRALSDYNQAVDLSDAENRWQYMMQRGIFLHESGSVKDALADFERVIARKPDLKSAYYYRGLCWKALNELEKAEADFLKAK
- a CDS encoding zinc-ribbon domain-containing protein; this translates as MEITCENCRAQFKIPDEKLPKDKLVAVPCPKCKEKITVDTRAKNHNGKPPAPANGKTGKNLADEVISGQYDASDKPFDYIDEGTLTALVCDADSGNKARVRAALENMHYRVTEASTAREALKAMRFHIFDMVVLNEMFDTDNAENNHVLKFLGRLTISTRRQIFLVLLCSEHRTMDNMASFTKSVNIIINLKNIDEIGSIISTGVSENNGFYRTFNDTLKKMGRL
- a CDS encoding PilT/PilU family type 4a pilus ATPase, whose protein sequence is MRKQEIDHILTKMLDSYDNVSDLNITAGKPFQVESSGVLYPVEMTPPVKELTPFQTEIFALNLINKDRRLTDILLNEGSCDLSYELPGKARFRVNIFSQRGTYSVVLRKLETKIPTIQDLALPQAFHKMAKEKNGIILVTGATGSGKSTSLAALLNEINEAESFHIITLEDPVEYQHPHKKATFNQRELGADFDSFSRGLRAAMRQAPKVILVGEMRDRETVEIALSAAETGHLVMSTLHTIDSGQTINRILGMFNTEEENQIRIRLADTMRWIVCQRLLPKVGGGRVAAFEVMGSNIRVKDTILHGESEGKTFYEIIQQGTAFGMTTFDDYIISLYERGFITEATGAAYASHKAVVGRGIDSVKSARGEATSDIDHLEVDNAYGRNIK
- a CDS encoding type IV pilus twitching motility protein PilT produces the protein MAKIDAFFKLMHEQGASDLHLVSGQQPALRIRGEIERIKYKVLESDELRGMLYEITPEDRIKIFEETGDLDFGYELPGVARYRANFFMQKYGVAAVFREIPQVIQTAEQLGLPPVVSKLASLPRGLVIVTGPTGSGKSTTLASIIDVANRSRKDHIITIEDPIEFVHESKSCIVNHREVGTHTKNFTNALRGALREDPDIILVGEMRDLETISLAVEAASTGHLVFATLHTTSAAKTVDRIIEVFPASQQEQIRSTLADGIRCVISQTLFKRIDKKGRCAALEILIATPAVRNLIRENKTFQIPSAVQTGKKYGMQLLDDAIMDLVHRGRIDVEDAYMKANDKARFRPLLKNPPTDFTEA